A genomic window from Triticum urartu cultivar G1812 chromosome 7, Tu2.1, whole genome shotgun sequence includes:
- the LOC125517955 gene encoding protein transport protein SFT2-like — translation MQAWFSGSGPSPSSSSSAASSQPPPSLLAEWNSYAAARSAEEDVGGGFGIDIEAAVRSANDRVTGTFGVVSKGVRGFPGSFQSSTSSVPSGKSLMYFGLFLASGIFLVFIAFTIFLPVMVIMPQKFAICFTMGCAFIIGSFFALKGPKNQLFHMISRERLPFTIGFVGSMFATIYVSMVLHSYILSVFFSCLQILALVYYAISYFPGGSAGMKFLSSTLVASVLRCFGR, via the exons ATGCAGGCGTGGTTCTCCGGCTCCGGGccctcgccctcctcctcctcgtcggcgGCGTCTTCGCAGCCGCCGCCGTCTCTGCTCGCGGAATGGAACTCCTACGCCGCCGCCCGCTCCGCCGAGGAGGACGTCGGCGGAGGATTCGGGATCGACATCGAGGCCGCCGTCCGCTCCGCCAACGACCGCGTCACCGGCACCTTCGGCGT GGTATCTAAAGGAGTTAGAGGGTTCCCTGGCAGCTTCCAGTCCTCAACAAGCAGTGTTCCATCTGGCAAATCTCTCATGTATTTCGGCCTTTTTCTTGCCAGTGGCATTTTCCTAGTTTTCATCGCGTTCACAATATTCCTGCCAGTCATGGTAATAATGCCTCAAAAGTTTGCGATCTGTTTCACTATGGGATGTGCCTTCATCATTGGATCTTTCTTTGCATTGAAAGGGCCCAAGAATCAGCTCTTTCATATGATTTCCAGAGAG AGGTTACCTTTCACCATTGGATTTGTTGGCAGCATGTTTGCTACCATCTATGTGTCAATGGTGCTCCATAGCTACATACTTTCTGTTTTCTTCTCTTGTCTTCAG ATCCTTGCGCTAGTATACTATGCCATCTCATACTTCCCTGGCGGATCTGCTGGAATGAAGTTTCTGTCATCTACCCTTGTGGCCTCAGTGTTGAGATGCTTCGGGCGATGA
- the LOC125517954 gene encoding fructose-bisphosphate aldolase 5, cytosolic-like, producing MSAFVGKYAEELIKTAKYIATPGKGILAADESTGTIGKRLASINVENVEANRQALREMLFTAPGALEYLSGVILFEETLYQTAADGTPFVDILKAGNVVPGIKVDKGTVDIAGTVGETTTQGLDSLGARCAKYYEAGARFAKWRAVLKIGPGAEPSELAVKQNAEGLARYALICQENGLVPIVEPEILTDGPHDIKACAAATERVLAAVYKSLNDHKVLLEGTLLKPNMVTPGSDSPKVGAEVIAEYTVAALRRTVPPAVPGVVFLSGGQSEEQATQNLDAMNKLPVLKPWTLTFSFGRALQQSTIKKWAGKKENVADAQATFLARCKGNSEATLGKYGGAAAGGDAAASESLHVAGYKY from the exons atgtctGCCTTCGTCGGGAAATACGCAG AGGAGCTGATCAAGACGGCCAAGTACATCGCGACGCCGGGGAAGGGCATCCTGGCGGCGGACGAGTCGACGGGCACCATCGGGAAGCGGCTGGCGAGCATCAACGTGGAGAACGTGGAGGCCAACCGGCAGGCGCTGCGGGAGATGCTCTTCACGGCGCCGGGCGCCCTCGAGTACCTCTCCGGCGTCATCCTCTTCGAGGAGACGCTCTACCAGACGGCCGCCGACGGCACCCCGTTCGTCGACATCCTCAAGGCCGGCAACGTCGTCCCGGGCATCAAGGTGGACAAGGGCACCGTGGACATCGCGGGGACCGTCGGCGAGACCACCACCCAGGGCCTCGACTCCCTGGGCGCGCGCTGCGCCAAGTACTACGAGGCCGGCGCGCGCTTCGCCAAGTGGCGCGCCGTGCTCAAGATCGGGCCCGGCGCCGAGCCGTCCGAGCTCGCCGTGAAGCAGAACGCCGAGGGGCTGGCCCGGTACGCGCTCATCTGCCAGGAGAACGGGCTGGTCCCCATCGTGGAGCCCGAGATCCTCACCGACGGGCCGCACGACATCAAGgcctgcgccgccgccaccgagcGCGTCCTCGCCGCCGTCTACAAGTCGCTCAACGACCACAAGGTGCTCCTcgagggcaccctcctcaagccCAACATGGTCACCCCCGGCTCCGACAGCCCCAAG GTTGGCGCGGAGGTGATAGCGGAGTACACGGTGGCGGCGCTGCGGCGCACGGTGCCGCCAGCGGTGCCCGGGGTGGTGTTTCTGTCGGGCGGGCAGAGCGAGGAGCAGGCGACGCAGAACCTGGACGCCATGAACAAGCTGCCGGTGCTCAAGCCCTGGACGCTCACCTTCTCCTTCGGCCGGGCGCTGCAGCAGAGCACCATCAAGAAgtgggccggcaagaaggagaaCGTCGCCGACGCGCAGGCCACCTTCCTCGCGCGGTGCAAGGGCAACTCCGAGGCCACGCTCGGCAAGTACGGCGGCGCTGCCGCCGGAGGGGACGCCGCCGCGTCCGAGAGCTTGCACGTCGCGGGGTACAAGTACTAA